The proteins below are encoded in one region of Halalkalicoccus jeotgali B3:
- a CDS encoding cation:proton antiporter domain-containing protein, which produces MTGAPSMQLLPIDFEPTLLVIVASIVTFGVFSQVLADRYQVPSVLFLILSGIVLGPKVLGVVTQDAFGGSLSTIVGLSVAIIVFEGAFHLHVDKLRQSPSAAFRLVTLGSLISFLGTAAAVYYLLGADPGIALVVGALLIATGPTVITPILEIVPVRRSVGAALETEGIVNDVTAAILAAVIFKAVTAQQIDPRGFLVGFLERLGVGVGVGLLVAGVLWYVLTHVDLSSGNAPENARSITFAGALVAYGVANTIATEAGVAAVATAGVVLGNVELPYREEIEEFKGTIRLIVLSFIFIALAALIDIDTLLSIGVAGVAVVIVVALVLRPLLVFLSTTGTDFSFREKLFVSAIGPRGIIPAAIATLFALELQHLAAQEGRQSLIAQSNILAGTVFMVIVATVVFQGGPARWIAERLDVLPMRVLVVGSGKVGRSLAERLVERGEDVVVIEEDAATLESSRSAGFTVKSGDGTDTDVLRSAGIENAKTVVAATGDDDTNLLVSQLARTTFDVEDVIARVNDPKNVDPLEELGVQTISGTDATAWAIDNAIERPALSNWMTELGRSGDVQEVEVTSEETDGKTIGTLGSELPSGCLIALLGRDGDHRVPDAEDTLQYGDRLTFLGQTEAVREAVDRFHPHD; this is translated from the coding sequence ATGACCGGGGCACCGTCGATGCAGTTGCTCCCGATCGACTTCGAACCCACCCTGCTGGTGATCGTCGCCTCGATCGTCACCTTCGGGGTGTTCTCGCAGGTGCTTGCCGATCGCTATCAGGTGCCGAGCGTGCTGTTTCTCATCCTCTCGGGGATCGTCCTCGGACCGAAGGTCCTCGGGGTGGTCACCCAGGACGCCTTCGGGGGCTCGCTGTCGACGATCGTCGGACTCAGCGTCGCGATCATCGTCTTCGAGGGGGCCTTTCACCTCCACGTCGACAAGCTTCGCCAGTCGCCCTCGGCGGCGTTTCGGCTGGTCACGCTCGGTTCGCTGATCTCGTTTCTGGGGACCGCGGCGGCCGTCTACTACCTGCTGGGTGCCGATCCGGGGATCGCGCTCGTCGTCGGGGCGCTGTTGATCGCGACGGGGCCGACGGTCATCACGCCGATCCTCGAGATCGTCCCGGTGCGACGGTCCGTCGGGGCCGCCCTCGAAACCGAGGGGATCGTCAACGACGTGACTGCGGCGATCCTCGCGGCGGTGATCTTCAAGGCCGTCACCGCCCAGCAGATCGACCCGCGGGGCTTTCTCGTCGGGTTCCTCGAGCGACTGGGCGTCGGGGTCGGCGTGGGCCTGCTGGTCGCGGGCGTCCTGTGGTATGTCCTCACGCACGTCGACCTCTCCTCGGGCAACGCCCCCGAGAACGCCCGGTCGATCACCTTCGCGGGCGCGCTGGTGGCCTACGGGGTCGCAAACACCATCGCCACCGAGGCCGGCGTCGCCGCCGTCGCGACCGCCGGGGTCGTCCTCGGAAACGTCGAGTTGCCCTACCGCGAGGAGATCGAGGAGTTCAAAGGCACCATCCGGCTGATCGTGCTCTCGTTTATCTTCATCGCGCTGGCGGCGCTGATCGACATCGACACCCTGCTGTCGATAGGGGTCGCGGGCGTGGCCGTCGTGATCGTCGTGGCGCTCGTGTTGCGCCCGCTGTTGGTGTTTCTCTCGACGACCGGGACGGACTTCTCGTTTCGCGAGAAGCTGTTCGTCAGCGCGATCGGGCCCCGCGGGATCATCCCGGCGGCGATCGCGACGCTGTTCGCGCTCGAACTCCAGCATCTGGCCGCCCAGGAGGGCAGACAGTCGCTGATCGCCCAGTCGAACATCCTCGCCGGCACGGTGTTCATGGTGATCGTCGCCACGGTCGTCTTCCAGGGCGGACCCGCAAGATGGATCGCCGAGCGCCTCGACGTCCTTCCTATGCGTGTACTCGTCGTCGGGTCGGGCAAGGTCGGTCGATCGCTCGCCGAACGCCTCGTCGAACGTGGCGAGGACGTCGTCGTCATCGAGGAGGACGCGGCGACCCTCGAATCCTCTCGCTCGGCCGGATTCACCGTCAAATCGGGTGACGGAACCGATACGGACGTGCTCCGGAGCGCGGGCATCGAGAACGCAAAGACCGTGGTCGCGGCCACCGGCGACGACGATACGAACCTGCTGGTCTCCCAGCTCGCCCGGACGACCTTCGACGTCGAGGACGTCATCGCCCGGGTGAACGACCCGAAGAACGTCGATCCGCTCGAAGAACTCGGCGTGCAGACCATCTCCGGGACCGACGCGACGGCGTGGGCGATCGACAACGCCATCGAGCGGCCCGCGCTGTCGAACTGGATGACCGAATTGGGCCGCTCGGGCGACGTGCAGGAAGTCGAGGTGACCTCCGAAGAGACCGACGGCAAGACGATCGGCACGCTCGGCTCGGAGCTTCCGAGCGGGTGTCTGATCGCGCTGTTGGGCCGGGACGGCGATCACCGCGTTCCGGACGCCGAGGACACCCTGCAGTATGGCGATCGGCTGACGTTTCTCGGCCAGACCGAGGCGGTCCGTGAGGCCGTCGATCGGTTCCACCCCCACGACTGA
- a CDS encoding aldehyde ferredoxin oxidoreductase family protein: MLHAEGPLCSIDLTERTVETEDIDDVLSSFIGGRGVGTKLAFDRVPFDADPLGPENRLYFTTGPMQASRMSYTGRTNATALSPLTDGLVSSNAGGFVSRNLAGTGYGAIEFKGRSDEPIAIHITDQGVEFDPVPDLAGALVSEVTEYVESRDLTEENAVAIGPAGENLVRFASIMTTESRAFGRGGLGAVLGSKNVKAITFDGDSHPEIEIPDVQNDVHREAATTDHIMKRQGTTSVTDLANEVNGLPTRYFSEQRFEGAEGINGDRVEEKKFKKGTCSACAFACKLPTRDEERGVETEGPEFETVMAFGSNCAIDDIVDVMQSNELCDEFGLDTISCGNTIAGYLASEDAFGDAQLIHDTVERIAHREGVGDTLAEGISRAHEDLGVENWTVKHLSFAGHEGRTLHGQGLAYAVANRGADHMYSTFYAWEYPLVGKDDAFPQGGFEGKPEAVVTQENTRALEDCGIVCRFSRGIMNPERYENLFSADYEDLLDVGARVIGMERQFNNERGFDRGDDTLPYVDQLEGFDDALSEYYAVRGWNDDGTVAGVSADD; the protein is encoded by the coding sequence ATGCTTCACGCCGAGGGGCCGCTGTGCTCGATCGACCTGACCGAGCGCACGGTCGAAACCGAAGACATCGACGACGTTTTGTCCAGTTTTATCGGCGGACGGGGCGTCGGAACGAAGCTCGCCTTCGACAGAGTTCCGTTCGACGCCGACCCGCTGGGCCCCGAGAACCGGCTCTACTTCACCACCGGCCCGATGCAGGCCAGCCGGATGAGCTACACCGGCCGGACGAACGCGACGGCCCTCTCGCCGCTGACTGATGGCCTCGTCTCCTCGAACGCCGGCGGGTTCGTCTCGCGCAACCTCGCCGGGACGGGCTACGGCGCGATCGAGTTCAAAGGACGGAGTGACGAGCCGATCGCGATCCATATCACCGACCAGGGCGTCGAGTTCGATCCCGTACCGGATCTGGCGGGTGCACTCGTCTCGGAAGTCACCGAGTACGTCGAAAGTCGTGACCTCACCGAGGAGAACGCCGTCGCGATCGGCCCCGCCGGCGAGAATTTGGTGCGGTTTGCCTCGATCATGACCACCGAATCGCGCGCGTTCGGCCGGGGCGGGCTCGGGGCCGTTCTCGGATCGAAGAACGTCAAGGCGATCACCTTCGACGGCGATTCACATCCCGAAATCGAGATCCCCGACGTCCAGAACGACGTGCATCGCGAGGCCGCGACGACCGATCACATTATGAAACGCCAGGGTACCACCTCGGTGACCGACCTCGCGAACGAGGTCAACGGCCTCCCCACCCGGTACTTCTCCGAACAGCGCTTCGAGGGCGCGGAGGGGATCAACGGCGATCGCGTCGAGGAGAAGAAGTTCAAGAAGGGGACCTGTTCTGCGTGTGCCTTCGCCTGTAAGCTCCCCACGCGCGACGAGGAACGCGGTGTCGAGACCGAAGGCCCCGAGTTCGAGACGGTGATGGCCTTCGGCTCGAACTGCGCGATCGACGACATCGTCGACGTGATGCAGTCGAACGAGCTCTGTGACGAGTTCGGCCTCGACACCATCTCCTGTGGCAACACTATTGCCGGGTATCTCGCGAGCGAGGACGCCTTCGGCGACGCACAGTTGATCCACGACACGGTGGAAAGGATCGCCCACAGGGAGGGCGTCGGCGATACCCTCGCCGAGGGAATCAGCCGCGCTCACGAGGACCTCGGCGTCGAGAACTGGACGGTCAAGCACCTCTCGTTTGCGGGCCACGAGGGCCGCACACTCCACGGCCAGGGACTGGCCTACGCGGTCGCGAACCGCGGTGCAGACCACATGTACTCGACGTTTTACGCCTGGGAGTACCCGTTGGTGGGGAAGGACGACGCGTTCCCCCAGGGCGGCTTCGAGGGCAAGCCCGAGGCGGTCGTCACCCAGGAGAACACCCGGGCACTGGAGGACTGCGGGATCGTCTGTCGGTTTTCGAGAGGGATCATGAACCCCGAGCGCTACGAGAACTTGTTCTCGGCCGACTACGAGGACCTGCTCGATGTCGGCGCGCGCGTCATCGGGATGGAACGCCAGTTCAACAACGAGCGCGGGTTCGACCGGGGCGACGACACCCTGCCGTACGTCGATCAGTTGGAGGGCTTCGACGACGCCCTCAGCGAGTACTACGCGGTCCGGGGCTGGAACGACGACGGCACCGTCGCGGGGGTGTCGGCCGACGACTGA
- a CDS encoding sodium:solute symporter → MAGTLIDGGVVVLYLLGMIGVGYWGYRRSASLDDYLVAGRSIPIWMYVPVMSAVILGGASTIGGAGLGYQYGVSGAWLVVWLGLGVAAIGLLISTQLANLKAYTLGEVLERRFDEYSGTVGAVVAGVYALTIAITQVISIGTVLSALSGYGLTTMTVLAGVIVVLYTALGGMLSVTITDFIQWLVMTVGIFALALPLGLLEVGGVSGLQAELDPSYFSPGGIGWGTVFTYFLLYFLGIMIGQDIWQRVFTADSARTARVGNVATGAYAVVYGISTAVLGMIALVLFPAIENPDLALPTMVLETVPVGLAGLILAGFISAMMSTADSALLASSTLFTNDVYRRFIDPDASEERYTTASRIGIVVLGAISIWAAVVIGDVVNALTLAYNLLTGAIFVPVLGAFFWKGATWQGALSAIVGGSVVVVASMATYGFASDLPIIYGLASSLVLFVGVGLLTGPPPREKLERWLADTSDPVE, encoded by the coding sequence ATGGCAGGCACACTCATCGACGGCGGGGTCGTCGTTCTCTATCTCCTCGGCATGATCGGGGTCGGATATTGGGGATATCGCCGCTCGGCGTCCCTAGATGACTATCTCGTCGCCGGGCGGTCGATTCCGATCTGGATGTACGTCCCGGTCATGTCGGCGGTGATCCTCGGGGGGGCCTCGACGATCGGCGGGGCCGGGCTGGGATACCAGTACGGGGTCTCCGGGGCGTGGCTCGTCGTCTGGCTCGGGCTGGGCGTCGCCGCCATCGGACTCCTCATTTCGACGCAGCTCGCGAACCTCAAGGCCTACACGCTCGGGGAGGTGTTAGAGCGCCGGTTCGACGAGTACTCCGGTACGGTGGGCGCGGTCGTCGCGGGCGTCTACGCGCTGACGATCGCCATCACGCAGGTGATCTCGATCGGCACCGTGTTGAGCGCGCTCTCGGGGTACGGCCTCACGACGATGACCGTTCTCGCCGGCGTGATCGTCGTCCTTTATACGGCGCTCGGGGGAATGCTCTCGGTGACGATCACCGACTTCATCCAGTGGCTGGTCATGACCGTCGGGATCTTCGCGCTCGCCTTGCCGTTGGGATTGCTCGAGGTCGGCGGGGTCTCCGGCCTGCAGGCGGAGCTCGATCCCTCCTACTTCAGCCCCGGCGGGATCGGGTGGGGGACGGTGTTTACCTACTTTCTCCTGTATTTCCTCGGGATCATGATCGGCCAGGACATCTGGCAGCGCGTCTTTACCGCCGACAGCGCCCGCACCGCACGGGTCGGTAACGTCGCGACAGGGGCGTACGCCGTGGTCTACGGGATCTCGACCGCCGTGTTGGGCATGATCGCCCTCGTGTTGTTCCCGGCGATCGAGAACCCCGACCTCGCCTTGCCGACGATGGTCCTCGAGACCGTCCCGGTCGGTCTCGCGGGGCTGATCCTCGCGGGCTTTATCTCCGCGATGATGTCGACCGCGGATTCGGCCCTGCTCGCTTCGAGTACGCTGTTTACGAACGACGTCTACCGGCGCTTTATCGATCCCGACGCGAGCGAGGAGCGCTACACCACTGCCTCCCGGATCGGTATCGTCGTGCTCGGGGCCATCTCGATCTGGGCCGCGGTCGTCATCGGCGACGTGGTCAACGCCCTGACGCTCGCCTATAACCTGCTGACCGGCGCGATCTTCGTCCCCGTGCTGGGTGCCTTCTTCTGGAAGGGCGCGACCTGGCAGGGGGCGCTCTCGGCGATCGTCGGCGGATCGGTCGTCGTCGTCGCGAGCATGGCGACCTACGGGTTCGCCTCGGACCTCCCGATCATCTACGGGCTGGCGTCGAGTCTGGTCCTCTTCGTCGGTGTGGGTCTCCTGACCGGTCCGCCACCGAGGGAAAAACTCGAACGCTGGCTCGCCGACACGTCGGACCCCGTCGAATGA
- a CDS encoding agmatinase family protein → MVGSDDGAPDTGSTAEDSPAARFRERVPESSVELAYAGLNTFLKGDPRDVADLSESDVGVLGAPYDGAVSNRPGARYGPEAIRRASAWWAYLSGYKGGLTNMGTGEQVDFSNLSIADCGDIPVFPMDRETTAESITAHVATVAQRAFPVMLGGDHYCTYPAVRGFAEGIDAGSVGLVQIDAHTDTVAESAVFGEHFHGSSTHHIADSEYAEYENVSQVAIRGYESPDFFDFADEVGLNLFTMNAVREEGIERVVERAVEAAAEGTDAVYVTFDIDAVDPSVAPGTGTPVPGGLSAEEALSVMDVLGASEAVGAVDLMEVAPTYDPSEGTGRLGAYLLVRFLEQKFAAQ, encoded by the coding sequence ATGGTCGGATCCGACGACGGCGCTCCGGACACGGGCAGTACGGCCGAGGACTCCCCCGCCGCGCGCTTTCGCGAGCGAGTACCCGAATCGAGCGTCGAACTCGCCTACGCCGGGCTCAACACCTTTCTCAAAGGTGATCCTCGCGACGTGGCGGACCTCTCTGAGAGCGATGTCGGCGTACTCGGCGCGCCCTACGACGGCGCAGTGAGCAATCGTCCGGGGGCGCGCTACGGCCCCGAGGCGATCCGCCGGGCCAGCGCGTGGTGGGCGTATCTCTCGGGGTACAAGGGCGGGCTGACGAACATGGGGACGGGCGAGCAGGTCGACTTCTCGAACCTGTCGATCGCCGACTGTGGCGATATTCCCGTCTTTCCGATGGATCGCGAGACGACCGCCGAGAGCATCACCGCCCACGTCGCGACGGTCGCCCAGCGGGCGTTCCCGGTCATGCTCGGTGGCGATCACTACTGTACGTACCCCGCCGTCCGGGGCTTCGCCGAGGGGATCGACGCCGGTTCCGTAGGACTGGTCCAGATCGACGCCCACACCGATACCGTCGCCGAAAGTGCCGTCTTCGGCGAGCATTTTCATGGTTCTAGCACCCACCACATCGCCGACTCCGAGTACGCGGAGTACGAAAACGTCAGCCAGGTCGCGATTCGAGGCTACGAGAGCCCCGACTTCTTCGACTTCGCCGACGAAGTGGGACTGAACCTCTTTACCATGAACGCGGTGCGAGAAGAGGGGATCGAGCGGGTGGTCGAGCGGGCGGTCGAAGCCGCAGCGGAAGGCACCGACGCGGTCTACGTCACCTTCGACATCGACGCGGTCGATCCGTCCGTGGCTCCCGGGACCGGGACGCCGGTCCCCGGCGGACTGTCGGCCGAGGAGGCGCTCTCGGTGATGGACGTCTTGGGGGCGAGCGAGGCCGTCGGCGCGGTCGACCTGATGGAGGTCGCGCCGACCTACGACCCGAGCGAGGGGACCGGGCGACTGGGGGCGTACCTGCTGGTGCGGTTCCTGGAGCAGAAGTTCGCCGCACAGTAG
- a CDS encoding DUF2391 family protein, with product MRRPRRPRFRPSDVAQQVVGGFLLAGPFVVTEEVWTLAATMARWQALATAGLVGLIGYGALYSADRDRDPEAELDVGGIPLRFVSLMVVAFGSVALLAVLFDAPDAFDAGWSVALRAICIGAVFSVVGAATADSVF from the coding sequence ATGCGCCGCCCGCGCCGCCCCCGGTTTCGCCCCTCGGACGTCGCCCAGCAGGTCGTCGGCGGCTTCCTGCTTGCCGGCCCGTTCGTCGTCACCGAGGAGGTCTGGACGCTCGCGGCGACGATGGCCCGCTGGCAGGCGCTCGCGACCGCGGGGCTCGTCGGACTGATCGGCTACGGCGCGCTGTACTCGGCCGACCGCGATCGCGACCCCGAGGCCGAACTCGACGTCGGCGGGATCCCGCTGCGGTTCGTCTCGCTGATGGTCGTGGCGTTTGGCTCCGTCGCGCTGCTGGCCGTGCTCTTCGACGCGCCCGACGCCTTCGACGCCGGGTGGTCGGTGGCGCTGCGGGCGATCTGTATCGGCGCGGTGTTCAGCGTCGTCGGCGCGGCGACCGCCGACAGCGTCTTCTGA